From a region of the Oryza sativa Japonica Group chromosome 6, ASM3414082v1 genome:
- the LOC4340477 gene encoding 2-hydroxyisoflavanone dehydratase: protein MAAAAAAGAGADEEVDFEFFPIIRRYKGGRVERFMNIPPLPAGTDPATGVTSKDVVVDPAVGLWARLFLPPGGGAPQGKLPVVVYYHGGAYVVGSAADPFTHSYLNGLVAEAGILAVALEYRLAPEHHLPAAYDDSWEGLRWVASHANGGGGVEPWLLEHGDFSRVFLAGASAGGNIAHYVAARAGEHGGLGLSIRGLLVVHPYFSGAADICAEGTTGKAEKAKADEFWRFIYPGSPGLDDPLSNPFSDAAGGISAARVAADRVLVCVAEKDSLRDRGVWYYESLKASGYAGEVDLLESMGEGHVFYCMDPRCERAREMQARILSFLRK, encoded by the coding sequence atggcggcggcggcggcagccggagcGGGCGCGGACGAGGAGGTGGACTTCGAGTTCTTCCCCATCATCCGCCGCTACAAGGGCGGCCGCGTCGAGCGGTTCATGAACATCCCCCCGCTCCCCGCCGGCACCGACCCCGCCACCGGCGTCACGTCCAaggacgtcgtcgtcgacccggcCGTCGGCCTCTGGGCGCGCCTCTTCCTCCCGCCTGGCGGCGGTGCTCCCCAGGGTAAGCTCCCCGTCGTCGTGTACTACCACGGCGGGGCCTACGTCGTCGGCTCGGCCGCCGACCCGTTCACGCACTCCTACCTCAACGGCCTCGTCGCCGAGGCTGGAATTCTCGCCGTCGCGCTGGAGTACCGCCTCGCGCCGGAGCACCACCTCCCCGCGGCGTACGACGACTCGTGGGAGGGGCTCAGGTGGGTGGCCTCCCacgcgaacggcggcggcggcgtcgagccgTGGCTGCTCGAGCACGGCGACTTCTCCCGCGTGTTCCTGGCGggcgccagcgccggcggcaACATCGCGCACTacgtcgccgcgcgcgccggcgagcacggcggcctCGGGCTCAGCATCAGGGGCCTGCTCGTCGTGCACCCCTACTTCAGCGGCGCGGCGGACATCTGCGCGGAGGGGACGACGGGGAAGGCGGAGAAGGCCAAGGCCGACGAGTTCTGGCGGTTCATCTACCCGGGCTCGCCGGGGCTGGACGACCCGCTGTCCAACCCCTTCtcggacgccgccggcggcatcagcgcggcgcgcgtcgccgccgaccgcgtGCTGGTCTGCGTCGCCGAGAAGGACTCGCTCCGGGACAGGGGCGTCTGGTACTACGAGAGCCTCAAGGCCAGCGGCtacgccggcgaggtggacCTCCTCGAGTCCATGGGCGAGGGCCACGTCTTCTACTGCATGGATCCGCGCTGCGAGAGAGCGCGGGAGATGCAGGCGCGCATCCTCAGCTTCCTCCGCAAGTGA
- the LOC4340478 gene encoding uncharacterized protein isoform X2, which yields MIARLVLALGAEAKIDVVPGSAEYAIPFTTLDDALKVESQLKMLERRRFGKNSPDIQVAIVGLGYSGVELAATISERLKNKGIVQAINVQTTICPSAPPGNRDAALKVLESRNIQLFLGYFVNCIREASASEDSSSMVTDAKEVNGDHKKLLLELQPAQRGIQSQVLEADMVLWTVGSTSQIPRLQPPDAPYVIPLNGRGQVETEETLQVKGHPRTFAIGDSAALRDPSGKLLPATAQVAFQQADFAGWNLWAAINDRPLLPFRFQNLGEMMTLGRSDAAITASFIEGLTLEGPLGHAARKIVYCLRMPTDEHRVKVGISWFTKTAVDSLASLQNAVANSFPSPDPATNRSPSAMDPDSEVAFDFQPYLCQYKSGRVFRLGGDPTVPAGTDPVTRVVSRDIHAGAARARVYLPPGAAVSTEKLPVVVYFHGGGFVTGSPARPSTHAYLNDLVARAGAIGVSVYYRLAPENPLPAAYEDAWAAVRWAATRGDGADPWLLDHADLSRLFLAGCSAGANIAHNMAVRCGGGGALPDGVTLRGLVVVHPYFTGKEAVGAEAAFGPDVREFFDRTWRFVFPETSGLDDPRVNPFVDDATRAAAAAIPCERVQVCVAEQDVLLKERGLWYHRELKASGYGGEVELFESKGVGHAFHFVGMAGSDQAVELLERNVEFIKK from the exons CCAGGCTCGTTCTAGCTTTAGGGGCTGAAGCTAAAATTGATGTTGTCCCAGGATCTGCTGAATATGCAATTCCTTTCACGACTTTGGATGATGCTTTG AAAGTTGAAAGCCAGCTGAAAATGTTGGAAAGGAGAAGGTTTGGTAAAAATTCCCCCGATATTCAGGTGGCCATTGTGGGATTGGGTTACTCTGGTGTAGAGTTAGCTGCTACTATCTCTGAGAGACTAAAGAACAAAGGGATTGTTCAAGCCATCAATGTTCAGACAACTATCTGTCCCAGTGCACCACCTGGAAACCGCGACGCTGCTCTGAAG GTTCTTGAATCTCGAAATATTCAACTTTTCTTGGGATATTTTGTGAACTGCATCAGAGAAGCTTCTGCATCTGAGGATTCAAGTAGCATGGTTACAGATGCAAAAGAAGTTAATGGTGACCATAAGAAACTACTATTGGAACTTCAACCTGCTCAAAGGGGCATCCAGAGCCAGGTTCTGGAGGCTGATATGGTATTATGGACAGTGGGTTCAACCTCTCAGATTCCTCGGTTACAGCCTCCAGATGCTCCATATGTTATTCCTTTAAATGGTCGGGGCCAGGTAGAGACTGAGGAAACCCTTCAGGTAAAAGGCCATCCTCGAACTTTTGCAATCGGTGATTCAGCAGCTCTAAGAGACCCATCAGGCAAACTTCTCCCAGCCACTGCACAG GTTGCTTTTCAACAAGCAGATTTTGCTGGATGGAATCTCTGGGCAGCAATCAATGACCGACCTCTTCTGCCATTCAG GTTTCAAAATCTTGGTGAGATGATGACACTTGGTAGAAGTGATGCTGCGATAACAGCAAGCTTTATTGAGGGCCTGACCTTGGAAGGACCTTTAGGGCATGCTG CTAGGAAGATTGTATACTGCCTTAGGATGCCCACAGATGAACATCGAGTGAAGGTTGGAATCAGTTGGTTCACAAAGACTGCAGTTGATTCACTTGCCTCCCTGCAAAACGCA GTGGCCAACTCATTTCCGTCTCCCGATCCGGCCACCAACCGCTCCCCATCCGCCATGGATCCCGACTCCGAGGTCGCCTTCGACTTCCAGCCCTACCTCTGCCAGTACAAGAGCGGCCGCGTCTTCCGCCTCGGCGGCGACCCCACCGTCCCCGCCGGCACCGACCCCGTCACCCGCGTCGTCTCCCGCGACatccacgccggcgccgccagggcgcgcgtctacctcccgcccggcgccgccgtgtcCACCGAGAAGCTCCCCGTCGTGGTGTACTTCCATGGCGGCGGGTTCGTCACCGGCTCGCCCGCCAGGCCGAGCACCCACGCCTACCTCAACGATCTCGTGGCCCGGGCCGGCGCGATTGGGGTGTCCGTGTACTACCGCCTCGCGCCGGAGAACCCGCTCCCGGCGGCGTACGAGGACGCGTGGGCGGCCGTGCggtgggcggcgacgcgcggggacggcgccgACCCGTGGCTGCTCGACCACGCCGACCTCTCCCGCCTGTTCCTCGCCGGCTGCAGCGCCGGCGCCAACATCGCCCACAACATGGCCgtccgctgcggcggcggcggcgcgctcccgGACGGGGTGACCCTCCGCGGCCTCGTGGTGGTCCACCCCTACTTCACCGGCAAGGAGGCCGTGGGCGCCGAGGCGGCGTTCGGCCCGGACGTCCGCGAGTTCTTCGACCGGACATGGCGGTTCGTGTTCCCGGAGACGTCCGGGCTGGACGACCCGCGCGTGAACCCGTTCGTCGACGACgcgacgcgcgccgccgccgccgcgatcccGTGCGAGCGCGTGCAGGTGTGCGTGGCCGAGCAGGACGTCCTGCTCAAGGAGCGGGGGCTGTGGTACCACCGGGAGCTCAAGGCGAGCGGCtatggcggcgaggtggagctgTTCGAGTCCAAGGGCGTCGGCCACGCGTTCCACTTCGTCGGCATGGCGGGCTCCGACCAGGCCGTCGAGCTGCTGGAGCGCAACGTCGAATTCATCAAGAAATGa